A single region of the Candidatus Protochlamydia amoebophila UWE25 genome encodes:
- the recO gene encoding DNA repair protein RecO, with the protein MLSEFQTAEGIILKVIPFRDYDQILAIFTKEAGLIKVLCKKSRNKKGGAKSHYTPLTKVELVYKEQKGEIFNCHEISILDFYRHLRTELSHLNAACDIIQLLYQTQLVGKPAPRLFTLTEIYLKKIPQTQFPDILTTSFRLKLLKHEGILAHPLVCSVCLQPLHQEAFFFRGEVFCRLHYPMGASHLRENEINVLYQLLNCKNYQELTEITLFSQTKNKIERYCKETMQKQ; encoded by the coding sequence ATGTTATCAGAATTTCAAACGGCTGAAGGTATTATTTTAAAAGTCATTCCTTTTCGTGATTATGATCAGATTTTAGCCATTTTTACTAAGGAAGCTGGCTTAATCAAAGTTTTATGCAAAAAGAGTCGAAATAAAAAAGGAGGGGCAAAGAGTCATTACACGCCTTTAACAAAGGTGGAATTGGTTTATAAAGAACAAAAAGGTGAAATTTTTAATTGTCATGAAATATCAATTTTAGATTTTTACCGTCATTTACGGACCGAACTCAGTCATTTAAATGCTGCTTGTGACATCATACAGCTTCTTTACCAGACGCAATTAGTAGGAAAGCCTGCTCCTCGACTTTTTACTTTGACTGAAATTTATTTGAAAAAAATTCCCCAAACCCAATTTCCGGATATTTTAACCACAAGCTTCCGTTTAAAACTACTAAAGCATGAAGGAATTTTAGCCCATCCTTTGGTCTGCAGTGTTTGCCTACAACCACTTCATCAAGAAGCTTTTTTTTTTCGAGGGGAAGTATTTTGTCGTTTACACTATCCTATGGGAGCCAGCCATTTACGTGAAAACGAAATAAATGTATTATATCAATTATTGAATTGTAAAAATTATCAAGAATTAACTGAAATTACTCTTTTTTCTCAAACAAAAAACAAAATTGAGAGATATTGCAAAGAAACTATGCAAAAACAGTAA
- a CDS encoding RMD1 family protein, protein MAYMDCLAYCTASSYQIKPLFESLKHQGATLYRDVVHLPIPGISIGDIFYFSYGATVCWGVTPDQCQQFLDQAKAYEEQPLIPEEMDIDEFTFTFGDVPKIIEDEIILPNRDVLNRLAISHGLAQSVKLGTFEHAIRRTFQFTKRIPQDLAKQGKIPLSRKEIRKKMGALFIERNSINLHLDILDTPEFFWEYSELEPLYAMTNNYLDIDTRVEVLNQRLDVMHELFEMLGNELNHQHSSRLEWTIICLIVIEVFLSIWRDVFHFI, encoded by the coding sequence ATGGCATATATGGATTGTCTCGCTTATTGCACAGCATCTTCCTATCAAATTAAACCCTTATTTGAAAGTTTAAAACACCAAGGAGCTACTCTTTATCGTGATGTAGTTCATCTTCCCATACCAGGAATTTCGATCGGGGATATATTTTATTTTTCTTATGGGGCTACTGTTTGTTGGGGGGTAACTCCAGATCAATGTCAACAATTTTTAGATCAAGCTAAAGCTTATGAAGAGCAGCCATTAATTCCGGAGGAAATGGATATTGATGAATTTACTTTTACATTTGGAGACGTTCCAAAAATTATTGAAGATGAAATTATTCTTCCTAATCGAGATGTTTTAAATCGCTTGGCCATTTCTCACGGATTAGCCCAATCTGTTAAGTTAGGGACTTTCGAGCATGCAATTCGTCGCACATTTCAATTCACTAAGCGAATTCCTCAAGATTTGGCGAAGCAGGGAAAAATTCCTCTTTCAAGAAAAGAAATTAGAAAGAAGATGGGGGCATTATTTATAGAGCGTAACTCCATCAACTTACATCTAGATATTTTGGATACACCAGAATTTTTTTGGGAATATTCTGAGTTAGAACCGCTTTACGCAATGACAAATAATTATCTAGATATTGATACAAGAGTGGAAGTCTTAAATCAAAGATTAGATGTCATGCATGAATTGTTTGAAATGCTCGGAAACGAACTTAATCATCAGCATTCTAGCCGATTAGAATGGACAATTATTTGTTTAATTGTGATTGAAGTTTTTCTATCTATATGGCGAGATGTATTTCATTTTATTTAG